A region of Vibrio chagasii DNA encodes the following proteins:
- a CDS encoding YihD family protein, with protein MKCHRIEELLELMEPEWQKDQELNLLEFIINLSKEAGYDGKLEDLTDDVLIYHLKMRNSEKDEMIPGLKKDQEDDFKTAILKARGLL; from the coding sequence ATGAAGTGTCACCGCATAGAAGAACTGCTTGAACTGATGGAGCCAGAGTGGCAGAAAGATCAAGAGCTTAACTTGTTAGAGTTCATCATTAATCTGTCAAAAGAAGCAGGCTACGATGGTAAGCTTGAAGACCTGACTGATGATGTACTTATCTACCATCTGAAAATGCGCAACAGCGAAAAAGATGAAATGATTCCTGGCCTTAAAAAAGATCAAGAAGACGATTTCAAAACCGCAATCCTAAAAGCACGTGGCCTACTTTAA
- a CDS encoding sporulation protein: MSFLKKTLASFGIGSAKVDSVLQQEVLYPGQKASIIVHVYGGAQPQEIDNIDLNLCCRYVKEVTMNSQRQEGGQTRRMQQTYSLAKWSLPYAFVIQPGETRDFECEFDVPLNTPVTIGDSKVWLETGLDIAMAIDPSDKDILTVRPDALLDGIFNELEAQGLRIRQVECEAVDGFELPFVQEFEFVPTTGPYHGRWRELEVVAHRDDKELKLWFEIDRNRDGAKGMLASLLGIGQLHRQLSVPLDTSPEEAGKMVIEYLESAS; this comes from the coding sequence ATGTCGTTCTTAAAGAAAACGTTAGCAAGTTTTGGTATTGGGTCGGCTAAGGTCGATTCGGTATTGCAACAGGAAGTGCTGTACCCAGGGCAGAAGGCGAGCATTATTGTGCATGTGTATGGTGGCGCCCAGCCGCAGGAGATCGACAATATCGATCTTAATCTGTGCTGTCGTTACGTCAAAGAAGTCACCATGAACTCGCAAAGGCAAGAGGGCGGCCAAACACGCCGCATGCAGCAGACATACTCACTAGCAAAATGGAGCCTGCCATACGCGTTTGTTATTCAGCCGGGTGAAACTCGCGACTTTGAGTGTGAGTTTGATGTTCCGTTGAACACACCGGTGACGATTGGCGATTCCAAGGTGTGGCTGGAAACAGGGCTAGACATAGCGATGGCGATTGACCCCTCGGATAAAGATATCTTAACGGTTCGCCCTGATGCACTCCTTGATGGCATTTTTAACGAACTGGAAGCTCAAGGGTTACGTATTCGTCAGGTTGAGTGTGAAGCGGTTGATGGCTTTGAACTTCCGTTTGTTCAAGAGTTTGAGTTTGTTCCAACCACAGGGCCTTATCATGGCCGTTGGCGCGAGCTGGAAGTGGTTGCTCATCGAGATGACAAAGAACTTAAGCTATGGTTTGAAATAGACCGTAATCGCGATGGTGCAAAAGGTATGTTGGCAAGTTTGCTAGGCATTGGCCAATTGCATCGACAGTTGAGCGTGCCACTCGATACCTCCCCAGAAGAGGCGGGTAAGATGGTAATTGAGTATCTAGAAAGCGCGTCTTAG
- a CDS encoding hemolysin III family protein: protein MSASSASEYSDIEERANAITHGLGVVLGVVGLILLLIRAFDHQADTLTIASMAVYGSSIILLFLASTLYHSITTEKTKRLLKTLDHCAIYLLIAGSYTPFLLVSLRTPLAMGLMAVIWGIALVGIIMKIAFVYRFKRLSLVTYLAMGWLSLIVVYQLAMNIEMGGLVLLALGGVIYSLGVIFYVAKRIPYNHAIWHLFVLAGCACHFFAIYLYVTPV from the coding sequence ATGTCTGCATCATCGGCGAGCGAATACAGTGACATCGAAGAACGCGCCAATGCGATAACCCATGGCTTGGGCGTTGTACTTGGCGTGGTTGGTCTAATCCTGCTACTGATCCGTGCGTTTGACCATCAAGCCGACACACTGACGATTGCCAGTATGGCGGTGTATGGCAGCAGTATCATTCTGCTGTTTCTTGCTTCTACGCTTTACCACTCTATCACCACAGAAAAAACCAAACGTCTGCTGAAAACTCTCGATCACTGCGCGATTTACTTACTGATCGCAGGCAGCTACACACCATTTTTACTGGTTAGCTTAAGAACGCCATTAGCGATGGGGTTGATGGCGGTGATTTGGGGAATTGCGCTGGTCGGCATCATTATGAAGATAGCCTTCGTCTACCGATTTAAGCGATTGTCATTGGTGACTTACTTAGCAATGGGCTGGTTGTCACTGATCGTGGTGTATCAACTGGCGATGAATATTGAGATGGGCGGCTTGGTGCTATTAGCACTCGGTGGCGTGATTTACTCGTTAGGTGTGATTTTCTATGTAGCTAAGCGCATCCCATACAATCATGCCATCTGGCACTTGTTTGTGTTGGCGGGCTGCGCTTGCCACTTCTTCGCGATCTATCTGTACGTGACTCCGGTTTAG
- a CDS encoding DUF3157 family protein, producing MRSYLLIASALLSSSALADQMVTLQDGKQILLKDDFTWQYVVPQQQTKEAVTSKSTEPVAAAPVVAVPIATNMQGTTIVVDSKKPSLQLSQSGVDVVFGASHYEDGELIIPTAITNQSTQAVILVSVKLDLYSTSGELLEEKTVSVWKSIKRMADTYLRPKTDAEGTSIKLEVEQHPEYQIKAEIVEVLTR from the coding sequence ATGAGATCATACCTACTTATCGCAAGCGCACTGCTGAGCAGTTCAGCATTGGCCGATCAGATGGTGACTCTGCAAGATGGCAAACAGATATTGCTGAAAGATGATTTTACGTGGCAATACGTGGTACCACAGCAGCAAACAAAAGAAGCAGTAACATCAAAGAGCACGGAGCCTGTTGCTGCCGCACCTGTTGTCGCCGTTCCGATTGCAACGAATATGCAAGGTACGACAATTGTTGTTGATAGCAAGAAGCCAAGCCTACAGCTGTCACAATCAGGGGTTGATGTGGTATTCGGTGCTAGCCACTATGAAGATGGTGAGCTGATAATTCCAACGGCGATTACCAACCAAAGTACACAAGCTGTGATCTTGGTGTCGGTAAAGCTCGACCTTTATTCTACTAGCGGTGAGCTTTTAGAAGAGAAAACGGTCTCCGTTTGGAAATCAATCAAGCGTATGGCAGATACCTACCTTCGCCCAAAAACGGATGCTGAAGGCACCTCGATCAAGCTAGAGGTTGAGCAGCACCCTGAGTACCAAATTAAAGCAGAAATCGTTGAAGTACTGACTCGCTAA
- a CDS encoding TrkH family potassium uptake protein has protein sequence MVNFRPILLVIGLVLSKLALFMYIPTLVAFFTGTGGFLEFGQSVVITHIVAFICLSLGRSAKFRLGVRDMFLITSLVWTIASAFAALPFVFINHISFTDAYFETMSGITTTGSTVLSGLDSMAPSILLWRSILQWLGGIGFIVMAVAVLPMLNVGGMRLFQTESSDWSDKSSPRAKTVAKNIVAVYLVLTGLCLVSYLFAGMSVFDAINHSFTTLSTGGYSTSDGSMNHFSNSAHWVGTVFMFLGGLPFLLFVSALRGRKLSILYKDAQVKGFTYLFLFTSAVISTWLVVRDGYTVLDALRVSMFNIVSVVTTTGFGLEDFTAWGALPTTLFAFLMMAGACSGSTSGGIKIFRFQIAMTMLHKQMMKLIHPSGVFVQRYNQRPVSDDIVRSLVAFGLMFFITIILIAGGLSAMGLDPITSISGAVTAVANVGPGMGSVIGPTGNFAPLPDGAKWLLSFGMLMGRLEILTLIVLFFPAFWRR, from the coding sequence ATGGTCAATTTTCGTCCTATATTATTAGTGATAGGGTTAGTGTTATCAAAACTGGCCCTGTTCATGTACATCCCAACACTGGTCGCCTTCTTTACCGGCACAGGTGGCTTTCTCGAATTCGGTCAATCAGTGGTGATCACGCACATCGTCGCGTTCATCTGCTTGAGTTTAGGCCGCTCTGCCAAGTTCAGACTTGGGGTGCGGGATATGTTCCTGATCACCTCTCTGGTATGGACAATAGCCAGTGCCTTCGCTGCGCTACCGTTCGTGTTCATCAACCACATCAGCTTCACTGACGCTTATTTTGAAACCATGTCGGGTATTACCACAACAGGTTCAACAGTACTGAGTGGCTTAGACAGCATGGCACCAAGTATTCTACTGTGGCGCTCAATACTACAATGGCTGGGTGGCATTGGTTTCATCGTAATGGCGGTTGCGGTACTGCCGATGCTTAACGTCGGTGGTATGCGCCTGTTCCAAACTGAATCTTCCGATTGGTCCGATAAAAGCAGCCCTCGAGCAAAAACTGTCGCCAAGAATATCGTAGCCGTTTATCTGGTATTAACGGGTTTATGCTTAGTGAGCTACCTGTTTGCGGGCATGAGCGTGTTTGATGCCATCAACCACTCGTTCACCACGCTATCGACTGGCGGTTACTCGACTTCAGATGGCTCGATGAACCACTTCTCAAATAGCGCTCACTGGGTGGGTACAGTGTTCATGTTCCTTGGTGGCTTACCATTTCTGCTATTCGTTAGCGCACTGCGTGGTAGAAAACTGTCTATCCTCTACAAAGATGCTCAGGTGAAAGGCTTTACCTACCTGTTCTTATTCACCAGTGCGGTCATTTCAACATGGCTTGTGGTGAGAGATGGCTACACCGTTTTGGATGCACTGCGTGTTTCTATGTTCAACATAGTATCCGTAGTCACCACTACCGGTTTTGGTTTGGAAGACTTCACAGCATGGGGCGCACTACCAACCACCTTGTTTGCCTTCTTGATGATGGCTGGCGCATGTTCAGGTTCAACCTCGGGTGGTATCAAGATATTCCGCTTCCAGATAGCGATGACGATGCTTCACAAACAGATGATGAAGTTAATTCACCCATCAGGCGTATTTGTTCAGCGCTACAATCAACGTCCTGTGAGCGACGATATCGTGCGCTCATTGGTAGCATTTGGTTTGATGTTCTTTATTACGATTATCTTAATCGCTGGCGGTTTGAGTGCGATGGGGTTGGACCCAATCACCAGTATCTCTGGTGCTGTGACTGCAGTTGCTAACGTGGGTCCGGGAATGGGTAGTGTTATTGGTCCAACAGGTAACTTTGCTCCACTGCCAGACGGTGCTAAATGGTTACTAAGCTTCGGCATGTTGATGGGAAGACTCGAGATCCTGACACTTATCGTTCTATTCTTCCCTGCCTTCTGGCGACGCTAG
- the trkA gene encoding Trk system potassium transporter TrkA yields the protein MKIIILGAGQVGGTLAENLVGENNDITIVDRNADRLRELQDKYDLRVVNGYASHPNTLREAGAQDADMLVAVTNMDETNMAACQVAFSLFNTPNRIARIRSPEYLEEKEALFKSGAIPVDHLIAPEELVTSYIERLIQYPGALQVVSFAEQKVSLVAVKAYYGGPLVGNALSALREHMPHIDTRVAAIFRQGRPIRPQGTTIIEADDEVFFVAASNHIRSVMSELQRLEKPYRRIMIVGGGNIGASLAKRLEQSYSIKLIERSYTRAEKLSEELENTIVFCGDAADQELLTEENIDQVDVFIALTNEDETNIMSAMLAKRMGAKKVMVLIQRGAYVDLVQGGVIDIAISPQQATISALLTHVRRADIVNVSSLRRGAAEAIEAIAHGDETTSKVVGRAIGDIKLPPGTTIGAIVRGEEVLIAHDRTVIEQDDHVVMFLVDKKYVPDVESLFQPSPFFL from the coding sequence ATGAAGATCATTATCCTAGGTGCTGGACAAGTAGGCGGTACCCTTGCTGAAAACCTAGTGGGTGAAAACAATGACATCACGATCGTCGACCGTAATGCCGACCGACTGCGTGAACTTCAAGATAAATATGACCTTAGGGTTGTAAACGGCTATGCCAGCCACCCAAACACATTACGTGAAGCGGGTGCGCAAGATGCCGACATGTTGGTTGCAGTAACCAACATGGATGAAACCAACATGGCCGCGTGTCAGGTTGCCTTCTCTCTTTTTAATACGCCAAACCGAATTGCACGTATTCGTTCTCCAGAATATCTAGAAGAGAAAGAAGCGCTGTTCAAATCAGGTGCAATCCCTGTCGATCACCTGATCGCACCGGAAGAACTGGTCACCAGCTACATTGAGCGTTTGATCCAATACCCAGGCGCACTACAAGTGGTGAGCTTCGCAGAACAGAAAGTCAGCCTAGTGGCGGTAAAAGCCTACTATGGTGGTCCACTGGTTGGTAATGCCCTGTCTGCTTTGCGTGAGCACATGCCACACATCGATACACGTGTGGCGGCTATCTTCCGTCAAGGTCGCCCTATTCGCCCACAAGGCACCACAATTATTGAAGCCGATGATGAAGTGTTCTTTGTAGCGGCAAGTAACCATATCCGCTCAGTAATGAGTGAGCTACAGCGCCTAGAGAAACCGTACCGCCGCATAATGATTGTTGGTGGTGGTAACATCGGTGCAAGCCTAGCGAAACGCCTTGAGCAGAGCTACAGCATCAAGCTTATCGAGCGTAGCTACACACGTGCAGAGAAGCTATCTGAAGAATTAGAAAACACCATCGTATTCTGTGGTGATGCTGCAGACCAAGAGCTACTGACCGAAGAGAACATCGATCAAGTTGATGTGTTCATTGCCCTAACCAATGAAGATGAAACCAACATCATGTCGGCAATGCTGGCTAAGCGTATGGGTGCCAAAAAAGTAATGGTACTGATTCAGCGCGGTGCCTATGTAGACCTTGTGCAAGGCGGTGTGATTGACATTGCAATCTCCCCACAACAAGCGACCATTTCTGCGCTACTTACTCACGTTCGTCGTGCTGATATTGTTAACGTATCTTCTCTACGTCGCGGTGCTGCTGAGGCTATCGAAGCGATTGCCCACGGTGACGAAACCACATCTAAAGTCGTTGGCCGAGCGATTGGCGATATAAAACTACCACCGGGCACCACCATTGGTGCCATTGTTCGCGGAGAAGAGGTGCTTATCGCGCACGATAGAACCGTGATCGAACAAGATGACCACGTAGTAATGTTCCTAGTAGACAAGAAATACGTGCCTGATGTTGAGTCTCTTTTCCAACCGAGTCCGTTCTTCTTGTAG
- the rsmB gene encoding 16S rRNA (cytosine(967)-C(5))-methyltransferase RsmB, with protein MNVRAAAANVLFQVVDKGHSLSHALPAAQKTIRPRDHALLQEICYGALRYLPRLESIANELMENPLKGKKRVFHHLILVGIYQLSFMRIPSHAAVAETVEGTKTLRGPNLSGLINAVLRSYLRDQEELDEKAVSHNAGKYGHPSWILKMLQESYPDQWELLIEANNSKAPMWLRVNRQHHTRDEYVELLKNENIEYTLHSEAADAIKLASPCDVTLLPGFDKGWVSVQDAAAQLSVDYLTPKDGELILDCCAAPGGKTAHILEHTNDTEVVAIDCDVKRLDRVYDNLERLQLRADVICGDARYPEEWWMGDKFDRILLDAPCSATGVIRRHPDIKWLRRASDIEALAELQSEIMDAMWRQLKEGGTMVYATCSITPQENVLQVKAFLERTENATLVGSDIENPGRQILPGEEDMDGFYYAVLVKQA; from the coding sequence ATGAATGTTCGCGCTGCTGCTGCAAATGTCCTATTTCAAGTTGTCGATAAAGGCCACTCTCTTTCACACGCTCTCCCTGCGGCTCAAAAAACGATCCGCCCGCGAGACCATGCTCTACTGCAAGAGATTTGCTACGGCGCACTTCGTTACCTGCCTCGCCTAGAGTCAATCGCTAACGAGCTGATGGAAAACCCGCTTAAAGGTAAAAAGCGTGTATTCCACCACCTGATTTTGGTGGGCATTTATCAACTGAGCTTCATGCGTATCCCTTCGCATGCAGCTGTTGCGGAAACGGTTGAGGGCACAAAAACACTGCGTGGTCCAAACCTAAGTGGTTTGATCAACGCAGTATTACGTAGCTACCTACGTGACCAAGAAGAGCTGGATGAAAAAGCAGTTAGCCACAACGCGGGCAAATACGGCCACCCAAGCTGGATTCTAAAAATGCTTCAAGAGAGCTACCCAGATCAATGGGAGCTACTGATTGAAGCCAACAACAGCAAGGCACCTATGTGGCTGCGCGTAAATCGCCAACACCACACTCGTGACGAGTATGTTGAACTGCTTAAAAACGAAAACATTGAATACACCCTGCACTCAGAAGCAGCGGATGCAATAAAATTGGCTTCACCTTGTGATGTAACTTTATTGCCAGGCTTCGACAAAGGTTGGGTTTCAGTACAGGACGCAGCGGCTCAGCTTTCGGTTGATTACCTAACACCAAAAGACGGTGAGCTGATCCTAGACTGTTGTGCAGCACCAGGCGGCAAGACCGCGCACATTCTTGAGCACACTAACGACACAGAAGTGGTTGCGATTGACTGTGATGTTAAACGCTTAGACCGTGTTTACGATAACCTTGAACGTCTACAACTGCGTGCCGACGTAATTTGTGGCGATGCTCGCTACCCTGAAGAGTGGTGGATGGGCGATAAGTTCGACCGTATCCTACTTGATGCGCCTTGTTCGGCGACTGGCGTAATCCGTCGTCACCCAGACATCAAATGGCTACGTCGTGCATCGGATATTGAAGCACTAGCGGAACTACAAAGTGAGATCATGGATGCAATGTGGCGCCAGCTGAAAGAAGGCGGCACCATGGTTTACGCAACATGTTCTATCACACCACAAGAGAACGTTCTGCAGGTGAAAGCATTCCTAGAACGTACTGAGAACGCAACACTAGTTGGGTCTGATATCGAAAATCCGGGTCGTCAAATACTGCCTGGTGAAGAAGATATGGATGGCTTCTACTACGCAGTTCTAGTAAAACAGGCATAA
- the fmt gene encoding methionyl-tRNA formyltransferase, whose translation MSQSLRIVFAGTPDFAARHLAALLSSEHEVIAVYTQPDRPAGRGKKLTASPVKNIALENNIPVYQPENFKSDEAKQELADLNADIMVVVAYGLLLPQVVLDTPRLGCINVHGSILPRWRGAAPIQRSIWAGDKETGVTIMQMDIGLDTGDMLSIATLPIEATDTSASMYEKLAGLGPDALVECLADIASGKAVAEKQDDELANYAKKLSKEEARINWSDDAAHIERCVRAFNPWPMSHFEAAENSIKVWQSRVAEQTSDKPAGTILQADKTGIYVATGQGVLVLEQLQVPGKKAMSVQDILNSRASWFEVGTQLS comes from the coding sequence TTGAGTCAGTCTTTAAGAATTGTCTTCGCAGGTACTCCGGATTTCGCCGCCCGTCACTTGGCGGCGTTGTTGTCTTCGGAGCATGAAGTTATTGCTGTTTATACACAGCCAGATCGTCCAGCAGGCCGCGGTAAGAAACTGACTGCGAGCCCAGTAAAAAACATCGCTCTTGAAAATAACATTCCGGTTTACCAACCAGAAAACTTCAAGTCAGATGAAGCTAAGCAAGAGCTAGCGGATTTGAATGCGGACATCATGGTTGTTGTAGCGTACGGCTTATTGCTCCCACAAGTGGTTCTAGATACGCCTCGCTTAGGTTGTATCAATGTGCATGGTTCTATTCTACCGCGCTGGCGTGGTGCTGCTCCAATTCAACGCTCTATCTGGGCGGGTGATAAAGAGACTGGCGTTACGATCATGCAGATGGATATCGGCCTAGACACAGGTGACATGCTGAGTATCGCTACGTTACCAATCGAAGCAACAGATACTAGTGCATCGATGTACGAGAAGTTAGCGGGCCTTGGCCCTGACGCTCTTGTTGAGTGTTTAGCTGACATCGCTTCAGGCAAAGCAGTCGCTGAAAAGCAAGACGACGAACTTGCGAACTACGCGAAAAAGCTAAGCAAAGAAGAAGCGCGTATCAACTGGAGTGATGACGCGGCTCATATTGAGCGCTGCGTTCGTGCTTTCAACCCATGGCCAATGAGCCACTTTGAAGCTGCAGAAAACAGCATCAAGGTATGGCAAAGCCGTGTGGCAGAGCAAACTTCTGATAAGCCTGCAGGTACTATTCTGCAAGCGGATAAAACGGGTATCTATGTGGCAACCGGGCAAGGCGTACTTGTTCTTGAACAGCTGCAAGTACCAGGTAAAAAAGCTATGTCTGTTCAGGATATCTTGAACTCTCGTGCAAGCTGGTTTGAAGTTGGAACTCAACTTTCTTAA
- the def gene encoding peptide deformylase has translation MSVLQVLTLPDDRLRTVAKPVKEVTPEIQKFVDDMIETMYDEEGIGLAATQVDFHQRIVVIDISETRDEPMVLINPEIIEKRGEDGIEEGCLSVPGARALVPRAAEVTVKALDRDGNEFTFDADDLLAICVQHELDHLEGKLFVDYLSPLKRKRIQDKLAKIKRFNEKQGK, from the coding sequence ATGTCTGTATTACAAGTATTAACATTACCAGATGATCGTCTACGTACCGTGGCGAAACCGGTAAAAGAAGTTACCCCAGAGATTCAAAAGTTCGTTGATGACATGATTGAAACCATGTACGACGAAGAAGGTATCGGCCTTGCGGCAACGCAGGTAGATTTCCACCAGCGTATCGTTGTAATTGATATTTCAGAAACGCGTGATGAACCAATGGTTCTTATCAACCCTGAGATTATCGAGAAGCGCGGCGAAGATGGTATCGAAGAAGGTTGTCTATCTGTACCTGGCGCTCGAGCTCTAGTACCTCGCGCTGCAGAAGTAACGGTTAAAGCACTAGACCGTGACGGCAACGAATTCACATTCGACGCTGATGACCTTCTGGCTATCTGTGTTCAGCACGAACTTGACCACCTAGAAGGCAAGTTGTTTGTTGATTACCTATCGCCACTTAAGCGTAAACGTATTCAAGATAAGCTAGCGAAAATCAAACGCTTCAATGAGAAGCAAGGCAAATAA
- a CDS encoding LysM peptidoglycan-binding domain-containing protein, protein MRHIYPTLSLVFSSISFVAVAENSEQPLTIKRGAPEAYVVVKGDTLWDISAMYLDSPWLWPRLWQVNPEIENPHLIYPGDKLSLVWINGEPVLSLKPVIKLSPKIRVSEKKAVPTVNEGLVLPYLQSDRLVGQQDIESAQRVLGTSDGKRFLSGEDRLFISGNQQHPKWGIYRAVETYQRQHPQASITSLRLVATARLKEVDDEFSSLQIDTQLQEVLLNDLVLPELGVDQVNLSITFYPAPSAAGQFANILGSLEGNQYSAKNQVVVINKGSHDNLRQGSMFTLSESGAVVFSKQGEYSYKESAASNKVQLPSTSLGSLMVIRPYEYFSLALITQSSKPVSNDILAVSPLDLAVTEEGSE, encoded by the coding sequence ATGCGTCATATTTACCCCACTTTATCGCTTGTTTTTTCCTCAATTTCTTTTGTCGCAGTGGCAGAGAATAGTGAGCAACCTTTAACCATTAAGCGAGGTGCACCTGAAGCTTATGTGGTGGTTAAGGGCGACACCTTGTGGGACATCTCAGCAATGTATCTCGATAGCCCTTGGTTGTGGCCAAGGTTATGGCAGGTGAATCCAGAGATAGAAAATCCTCACCTTATTTATCCCGGAGACAAGTTGTCGTTGGTTTGGATTAATGGTGAACCTGTGTTGAGCCTCAAGCCTGTTATCAAACTCAGCCCTAAGATTCGTGTCTCGGAGAAGAAAGCAGTGCCTACTGTGAATGAGGGGTTGGTTTTGCCTTATTTGCAGTCTGATCGCTTGGTTGGGCAGCAAGATATTGAATCAGCGCAACGAGTGTTGGGAACAAGCGATGGAAAACGCTTCTTGTCTGGGGAAGACCGATTATTCATATCTGGAAACCAGCAGCATCCTAAGTGGGGTATCTACCGCGCCGTTGAAACTTATCAAAGGCAGCACCCTCAAGCGAGTATTACTTCTTTGCGCTTGGTTGCCACTGCGCGCTTAAAAGAAGTCGATGATGAGTTCAGCAGTCTACAGATAGACACTCAGCTGCAAGAAGTTCTACTTAACGATCTAGTACTGCCCGAGCTGGGCGTCGACCAAGTGAATCTCTCTATAACGTTTTATCCTGCCCCTAGTGCTGCGGGTCAGTTCGCAAATATATTAGGTTCTCTCGAGGGCAATCAATACAGTGCGAAAAATCAGGTGGTGGTGATCAACAAGGGCTCGCATGACAATCTTCGCCAAGGCTCTATGTTTACTCTCAGTGAAAGTGGTGCTGTCGTGTTCAGCAAACAAGGTGAATATAGCTATAAAGAGTCTGCAGCGAGTAATAAGGTGCAGTTACCAAGTACCTCGCTGGGCAGCCTTATGGTCATTCGACCTTATGAGTATTTTAGCCTCGCCTTGATCACTCAAAGTTCAAAGCCTGTGAGTAATGACATTCTGGCAGTATCGCCTTTGGATCTAGCTGTGACGGAAGAGGGAAGCGAGTGA
- the dprA gene encoding DNA-processing protein DprA, producing the protein MNEQQLIAWLTLSFIPQLGGKRLARLLSVDSPLNIVGYSGQQLQALGLSTKQISYLREQAPREVEACLAWRAKQPNHHILTPSCPHYPKLLSEIASAPTVLFVKGNVEKLIEPQIAMVGSRNAGIEGLQTAKSFAKEFVQNGLIVTSGLALGIDGYAHDGALEKGGETFAVLGSGLDSIYPARHRNLAARICESGALISEFRPSAKPRPEHFPRRNRIISGLSLGTLVIEAAEKSGSLITARYALEQGREVFALPGSIHSPTSRGGNSLIKAGACLVQSAQDVLVEIKSLLDWSIDQQPNLFEPASSLEENEQLPFPHLLANVGLEATPVDILAQRTHIPVHEVMMQLLELELSGHVVAVSGGYIRKGRG; encoded by the coding sequence GTGAATGAACAGCAATTGATCGCTTGGTTAACGTTAAGCTTTATTCCGCAACTGGGGGGAAAGCGTCTTGCTCGCCTACTGAGTGTTGATTCTCCTTTAAACATTGTTGGTTACTCAGGGCAACAGCTACAAGCATTGGGCTTATCAACTAAACAAATCTCCTATCTACGAGAGCAAGCCCCAAGAGAGGTAGAGGCTTGTCTCGCTTGGCGAGCTAAACAACCTAATCATCACATCCTTACTCCGAGTTGCCCACATTATCCTAAATTGCTGAGTGAGATTGCCTCGGCGCCCACAGTTCTTTTCGTTAAGGGCAACGTTGAAAAACTGATAGAACCTCAAATCGCCATGGTCGGAAGCCGTAATGCCGGCATCGAAGGTTTACAGACTGCGAAATCATTTGCCAAAGAGTTTGTACAAAATGGCTTGATTGTCACCAGTGGTTTAGCCTTAGGTATCGATGGCTATGCTCATGATGGTGCGTTAGAAAAAGGAGGCGAAACCTTTGCTGTGCTCGGGTCTGGCTTGGATTCTATTTATCCTGCGCGGCACAGAAACCTCGCGGCTCGGATATGTGAAAGCGGGGCGCTAATTTCAGAGTTTCGTCCAAGTGCTAAACCGCGACCTGAACATTTCCCGCGTCGCAATCGTATTATTAGTGGTTTATCGTTAGGAACCTTGGTGATCGAGGCTGCAGAGAAAAGTGGTTCACTAATTACTGCTCGCTACGCTTTGGAGCAAGGACGTGAAGTATTCGCGCTTCCAGGCTCTATTCATAGCCCAACGAGTCGTGGAGGCAACAGCTTAATCAAAGCTGGTGCTTGCTTGGTACAGAGTGCTCAAGATGTATTGGTTGAAATAAAGAGTCTGTTAGACTGGTCTATAGATCAACAGCCTAATTTATTCGAACCTGCGTCAAGCTTGGAAGAAAATGAACAATTGCCATTTCCACATCTGTTAGCTAACGTAGGATTAGAGGCGACACCCGTTGATATTTTGGCACAGAGAACCCATATACCTGTGCATGAAGTCATGATGCAGCTTTTAGAGCTTGAGCTCTCAGGGCATGTTGTTGCAGTTTCCGGTGGCTATATTCGAAAGGGGAGAGGCTAG
- a CDS encoding DUF494 family protein codes for MMMDILMYLFETYIHSDSELQVDQDELEDELLRAGFHQDDIYKALHWLEDLAALQDTDNQAAITMCSNTSMRVYTSKEVSRINMECRGFLLFLEQINVLTTEIREMVIDRVMGLETNEFELDDLKWIILMVLFNVPGNESAYTQMEELLYTKEQGILH; via the coding sequence ATGATGATGGACATACTGATGTACTTGTTTGAAACCTACATCCATAGCGATTCTGAATTGCAGGTGGATCAAGACGAACTTGAAGATGAACTTCTTCGAGCAGGGTTTCACCAAGATGATATTTATAAGGCTCTCCATTGGTTAGAAGACCTTGCTGCACTGCAAGATACCGATAACCAAGCGGCGATTACTATGTGCTCTAATACCTCGATGCGTGTTTACACAAGTAAAGAGGTATCACGTATTAATATGGAGTGTCGCGGTTTCTTGTTGTTCCTTGAGCAGATCAACGTTCTTACGACAGAGATTCGTGAAATGGTGATTGATCGTGTGATGGGTTTAGAAACCAATGAATTTGAGTTGGATGATCTGAAGTGGATTATCTTAATGGTGCTGTTTAACGTACCGGGTAATGAAAGTGCTTACACGCAAATGGAAGAGCTGTTGTACACCAAAGAGCAAGGTATCTTGCATTAA